One Ooceraea biroi isolate clonal line C1 chromosome 6, Obir_v5.4, whole genome shotgun sequence genomic window carries:
- the LOC105281821 gene encoding tetraspanin-6-like has product MTSDVSKSNLVRCNMMQEWIQTLQILCNVILSLIGKGGILVSILAAIGFYNELKLLDHYQNVIVNVFLAYSVVLTAIGWFGIFTGLRNYDRLLYTNAVLLGAFLVTSTVYVATTGIITDYTKTGHLYKDMRSDMKNYNKHDTMDIIDTLQTTLLCCGLDDITTWNTSNFPKSCCRKAQSKTECILGSPYLQTNGCFEEFLRIGRYYAWILFTVVAACGLFEILAIILSHVRYQVIKDRIKKNHATQNAQNLTRCRKIPRAVTSTMQNKRNEEDEGKKEDNKEETKEKTKNVAEKSGEAQTPEKKDNEEVTKKRNLYISKEVIDELISKRFKN; this is encoded by the exons ATGACGTCTGACGTCTCGAAATCGAATCTGGTGCGATGCAATATGATGCAAGAGTGGATTCAAACTCTTCAGATTCTTTGTAACGTCATATTAAGC TTAATAGGGAAGGGCGGAATACTTGTGAGCATCCTGGCCGCAATCGGTTTTTACAATGAGCTGAAGCTGTTGGATCATTATCAGAACGTAATCGTCAATGTTTTCTTAGCCTACTCGGTTGTACTGACTGCGATCGGTTGGTTTGGTATTTTTACGGGTTTGCGAAATTACGACAGATTACTGTACACG AATGCAGTATTGTTAGGCGCATTTCTAGTAACTTCTACAGTTTATGTTGCTACGACAGGCATAATAACGGATTATACGAAAACTGGCcatttatataaagatatgAGAAgtgatatgaaaaattataataagcaTGATACGATGGATATTATTGATACTCTACAAACTACT CTTCTGTGTTGCGGCCTCGATGACATCACCACGTGGAACACTAGCAACTTTCCCAAGTCCTGTTGCCGAAAAGCTCAAAGCAAGACAGAATGCATTTTAGGTTCACCATATTTGCAAACTAATGGATGTTTTGAAGAGTTCCTTCGTATAGGACGTTATTATGCTTGGATTCTCTTTACCGTCGTAGCGGCCTGTGGTCTTTTCGAG ATTCTTGCAATTATCCTGTCACATGTGAGATACCAAGTTATTAAagacagaataaaaaaaaatcatgCCACACAAAATGCACAAAATTTAACAAGATGCAGAAAAATTCCGAGAGCTGTGACATCCACGATGCAAAACAAGAGGAACGAAGAGGACGAAGGGAAAAAGGAAGACAATAAAGAGGAAACTAAAGAGAAAACCAAAAATGTCGCAGAGAAAAGTGGAGAAGCGCAAACACCAGAGAAAAAAGACAACGAAGAAGtaacgaaaaagagaaatctaTATATCTCCAAGGAAGTTATAGACGAGTTAATATCAAAACGCTtcaagaattaa
- the LOC105281820 gene encoding CD63 antigen yields MESCGMNVIKYVLFIFNLIFAISGIGIIAAGAVVLADVGDFTHFMEGRIIAPPIVLIVAGSIVFIIAFLGCYGAIKEHYNMLIAFATALLIIFVIELAVGIAAAVFKNDFSMAMKDTLKESMRNYTDADKMAWDNVQQKLQCCGVEGPNDWNIIGFTGRFPSSCCRPNNQVACQVGSPSAYPDGCFSKLEMRVQKCATVLIGVGIGIAFVEIAGIVLACCLAAAIKRESDK; encoded by the exons ATGGAGTCCTGCGGGATGAATGTCATCAAGTACGTCCTCTTCATCTTCAACCTGATCTTCGCG ATATCCGGTATAGGTATTATCGCTGCTGGTGCGGTGGTGTTGGCGGATGTCGGTGATTTTACGCATTTCATGGAAGGCAGGATAATAGCTCCGCCTATAGTGCTTATAGTTGCGGGATCTATCGTTTTCATCATAGCTTTCCTGGGATGTTACGGAGCGATCaaagaacattataatatgcTGATTGCT tttGCGACCGCGCTGCTTATAATCTTCGTGATCGAGCTGGCGGTGGGAATAGCGGCGGCGGTGTTCAAAAATGATTTCAGCATGGCGATGAAGGACACCCTGAAGGAATCGATGAGGAATTACACGGATGCCGACAAGATGGCCTGGGACAATGTGCAGCAAAAG TTACAATGTTGCGGCGTGGAAGGGCCGAATGATTGGAACATAATTGGTTTCACGGGAAGATTCCCATCTTCCTGTTGCAGGCCGAATAACCAGGTGGCATGTCAGGTTGGTAGTCCGTCGGCGTACCCGGATGGATGCTTCAGCAAACTGGAAATGCGAGTGCAGAAGTGCGCCACGGTCTTGATCGGCGTGGGCATTGGAATAGCTTTCGTGGAG atTGCCGGTATCGTGCTCGCTTGTTGTCTCGCTGCGGCcataaaaagagaaagcgaTAAATAA
- the LOC105281819 gene encoding superoxide dismutase [Cu-Zn], chloroplastic isoform X2 has protein sequence MEKFDLDLLTHTHRMSRMVVVLLAAVTAITAEEMVAVVRLTAQDATVKNVTGNLKIVQSVANGPVTITGTIRGLTEGLHGFHVHEKGDMSNGCLSTGAHFNPENVTHGAPEDTVRHVGDLGNIQANSDGEAIVNITDNIISLTGSNSILGRTIVVHSGEDDLGKGNTTASSSTGNAGDRLACGIIGIESPTGSWSSGSFITPSISTLVIFFLIAAYQHLKY, from the exons ATGGAAAAATTCGATCTAGATCTC ctcacacatacacacaggaTGAGTCGAATGGTTGTGGTACTATTGGCAGCTGTAACTGCCATTACAGCTGAG GAGATGGTGGCAGTCGTCCGTCTGACGGCGCAAGACGCCACTGTGAAGAACGTCACGGGTAACTTGAAAATCGTCCAGTCCGTTGCGAATGGACCCGTCACCATCACCGGCACGATCCGCGGACTCACGGAGGGCCTGCACGGCTTCCACGTGCATGAGAAGGGAGATATGTCCAACGGTTGCCTGTCCACGGGGGCGCACTTCAACCCTGAGAAC GTAACTCACGGCGCACCGGAAGACACCGTCAGACACGTTGGCGATCTGGGCAACATCCAGGCCAACTCCGACGGAGAGGCCATCGTAAATATCACCGACAACATCATCTCGCTCACCGGATCGAACAGCATTCTGGGGCGCACCATAGTCGTCCATTCCGGCGAAGATGACCTCGGCAAGGGCAACACCACTGCATCCTCCTCGACCGGAAATGCCGGGGACCGCTTGGCCTGCGGTATCATCGGCATCGA GTCGCCTACAGGCAGCTGGAGCTCCGGCTCGTTCATCACGCCGAGTATATCAACCCTCGTGATATTCTTCCTCATCGCCGCTTATCAGCACCTCAAGTACTAA
- the LOC105281819 gene encoding superoxide dismutase [Cu-Zn], chloroplastic isoform X1, with product MLFLRHLPRVAVSSLTTEKILTHTHRMSRMVVVLLAAVTAITAEEMVAVVRLTAQDATVKNVTGNLKIVQSVANGPVTITGTIRGLTEGLHGFHVHEKGDMSNGCLSTGAHFNPENVTHGAPEDTVRHVGDLGNIQANSDGEAIVNITDNIISLTGSNSILGRTIVVHSGEDDLGKGNTTASSSTGNAGDRLACGIIGIESPTGSWSSGSFITPSISTLVIFFLIAAYQHLKY from the exons ATGTTATTTCTACGTCATCTTCCACGTGTTGCAGTTTCTTCATTGACAACAGAGAAAATT ctcacacatacacacaggaTGAGTCGAATGGTTGTGGTACTATTGGCAGCTGTAACTGCCATTACAGCTGAG GAGATGGTGGCAGTCGTCCGTCTGACGGCGCAAGACGCCACTGTGAAGAACGTCACGGGTAACTTGAAAATCGTCCAGTCCGTTGCGAATGGACCCGTCACCATCACCGGCACGATCCGCGGACTCACGGAGGGCCTGCACGGCTTCCACGTGCATGAGAAGGGAGATATGTCCAACGGTTGCCTGTCCACGGGGGCGCACTTCAACCCTGAGAAC GTAACTCACGGCGCACCGGAAGACACCGTCAGACACGTTGGCGATCTGGGCAACATCCAGGCCAACTCCGACGGAGAGGCCATCGTAAATATCACCGACAACATCATCTCGCTCACCGGATCGAACAGCATTCTGGGGCGCACCATAGTCGTCCATTCCGGCGAAGATGACCTCGGCAAGGGCAACACCACTGCATCCTCCTCGACCGGAAATGCCGGGGACCGCTTGGCCTGCGGTATCATCGGCATCGA GTCGCCTACAGGCAGCTGGAGCTCCGGCTCGTTCATCACGCCGAGTATATCAACCCTCGTGATATTCTTCCTCATCGCCGCTTATCAGCACCTCAAGTACTAA
- the LOC105281819 gene encoding superoxide dismutase [Cu-Zn], chloroplastic isoform X3, with amino-acid sequence MSRMVVVLLAAVTAITAEEMVAVVRLTAQDATVKNVTGNLKIVQSVANGPVTITGTIRGLTEGLHGFHVHEKGDMSNGCLSTGAHFNPENVTHGAPEDTVRHVGDLGNIQANSDGEAIVNITDNIISLTGSNSILGRTIVVHSGEDDLGKGNTTASSSTGNAGDRLACGIIGIESPTGSWSSGSFITPSISTLVIFFLIAAYQHLKY; translated from the exons aTGAGTCGAATGGTTGTGGTACTATTGGCAGCTGTAACTGCCATTACAGCTGAG GAGATGGTGGCAGTCGTCCGTCTGACGGCGCAAGACGCCACTGTGAAGAACGTCACGGGTAACTTGAAAATCGTCCAGTCCGTTGCGAATGGACCCGTCACCATCACCGGCACGATCCGCGGACTCACGGAGGGCCTGCACGGCTTCCACGTGCATGAGAAGGGAGATATGTCCAACGGTTGCCTGTCCACGGGGGCGCACTTCAACCCTGAGAAC GTAACTCACGGCGCACCGGAAGACACCGTCAGACACGTTGGCGATCTGGGCAACATCCAGGCCAACTCCGACGGAGAGGCCATCGTAAATATCACCGACAACATCATCTCGCTCACCGGATCGAACAGCATTCTGGGGCGCACCATAGTCGTCCATTCCGGCGAAGATGACCTCGGCAAGGGCAACACCACTGCATCCTCCTCGACCGGAAATGCCGGGGACCGCTTGGCCTGCGGTATCATCGGCATCGA GTCGCCTACAGGCAGCTGGAGCTCCGGCTCGTTCATCACGCCGAGTATATCAACCCTCGTGATATTCTTCCTCATCGCCGCTTATCAGCACCTCAAGTACTAA
- the LOC105281819 gene encoding superoxide dismutase [Cu-Zn], chloroplastic isoform X4, giving the protein MLFLRHLPRVAVSSLTTEKILTHTHRMSRMVVVLLAAVTAITAEEMVAVVRLTAQDATVKNVTGNLKIVQSVANGPVTITGTIRGLTEGLHGFHVHEKGDMSNGCLSTGAHFNPENVTHGAPEDTVRHVGDLGNIQANSDGEAIVNITDNIISLTGSNSILGRTIVVHSGEDDLGKGNTTASSSTGNAGDRLACGIIGIEKN; this is encoded by the exons ATGTTATTTCTACGTCATCTTCCACGTGTTGCAGTTTCTTCATTGACAACAGAGAAAATT ctcacacatacacacaggaTGAGTCGAATGGTTGTGGTACTATTGGCAGCTGTAACTGCCATTACAGCTGAG GAGATGGTGGCAGTCGTCCGTCTGACGGCGCAAGACGCCACTGTGAAGAACGTCACGGGTAACTTGAAAATCGTCCAGTCCGTTGCGAATGGACCCGTCACCATCACCGGCACGATCCGCGGACTCACGGAGGGCCTGCACGGCTTCCACGTGCATGAGAAGGGAGATATGTCCAACGGTTGCCTGTCCACGGGGGCGCACTTCAACCCTGAGAAC GTAACTCACGGCGCACCGGAAGACACCGTCAGACACGTTGGCGATCTGGGCAACATCCAGGCCAACTCCGACGGAGAGGCCATCGTAAATATCACCGACAACATCATCTCGCTCACCGGATCGAACAGCATTCTGGGGCGCACCATAGTCGTCCATTCCGGCGAAGATGACCTCGGCAAGGGCAACACCACTGCATCCTCCTCGACCGGAAATGCCGGGGACCGCTTGGCCTGCGGTATCATCGGCATCGA aaaaaactGA